A single Curtobacterium sp. MCJR17_020 DNA region contains:
- the rpsR gene encoding 30S ribosomal protein S18: MAGKSTGDRRKPRGKGGKNAAPAKSIKVGVIDYKDVATLRKFISERGKIRARRITGVSVQEQRLIARAVKNAREMALLPYAGSGR, translated from the coding sequence ATGGCTGGAAAGAGCACCGGCGACCGCCGGAAGCCTCGCGGCAAGGGCGGCAAGAACGCCGCTCCCGCGAAGTCGATCAAGGTCGGCGTCATCGACTACAAGGACGTTGCGACCCTTCGCAAGTTCATCTCGGAGCGTGGAAAGATCCGCGCCCGTCGCATCACCGGCGTCTCCGTCCAGGAGCAGCGCCTCATCGCCCGTGCCGTGAAGAACGCCCGTGAGATGGCGCTCCTCCCCTACGCCGGCTCCGGCCGCTGA